One genomic window of Desmospora activa DSM 45169 includes the following:
- a CDS encoding rhomboid family intramembrane serine protease, translated as MFNHTQLPFRRFRSYFPVVTGILFLQTLLFLLMTLSGGSTNTAVLLRFGALEETLLTQGEWWRLITPIFLHIGLMHFLFNSFALYLLGPQLEWLFGRLYFMALYLLTGIMGNLATVYVGDSYISAGASGSIYGLFGVYLYLFLFRRGSMDPDTGKGLLALVGINILFSLIVPNINLVAHLGGLFAGMMLAGPLLRMKQR; from the coding sequence TTGTTTAACCATACACAATTGCCCTTTCGCCGGTTTCGCTCTTATTTTCCGGTTGTGACGGGTATTTTGTTCTTACAAACCTTGTTGTTTTTATTGATGACGCTTAGCGGTGGGTCTACCAATACCGCCGTTCTGCTTCGGTTTGGAGCATTGGAGGAGACGTTGTTAACACAGGGTGAATGGTGGCGCTTGATCACCCCAATTTTTTTGCATATCGGGTTGATGCATTTTTTGTTTAACAGCTTTGCCCTGTATTTGTTGGGCCCACAGCTGGAATGGTTGTTTGGCCGCCTTTATTTTATGGCACTGTATCTGTTAACGGGAATCATGGGGAATTTGGCCACAGTTTATGTGGGCGATTCTTACATCAGTGCTGGGGCTTCTGGGTCGATTTACGGCTTATTCGGTGTCTATCTGTATCTTTTTCTGTTTCGCCGCGGATCGATGGATCCCGACACAGGCAAAGGATTGTTGGCTTTGGTGGGGATCAATATCTTATTTAGTCTGATTGTGCCCAATATTAACTTGGTAGCCCATCTGGGCGGCTTATTCGCCGGTATGATGCTGGCGGGTCCATTGTTGAGGATGAAACAACGCTGA
- the greA gene encoding transcription elongation factor GreA, giving the protein MSQQNKEVLLTEEGLAKVKEELELFRTKKRQEVAQRLKEAIAQGDLSENAEYDAAKEEQAFIESRIVTLANMIRNAKIINQDAQNKNFVSVGAKVTIQEVPDGEQETYTIVGSAESDPVSGKISNESPIGAELIGKREGEMIKVPAPSGTIEFKIVSIH; this is encoded by the coding sequence ATGTCGCAACAAAATAAAGAAGTTCTATTGACAGAAGAGGGTTTGGCTAAGGTTAAAGAGGAGCTGGAACTGTTTCGTACGAAAAAACGGCAAGAAGTGGCACAACGGCTAAAAGAAGCCATTGCTCAGGGAGATCTGAGTGAGAACGCCGAATACGATGCAGCGAAGGAAGAGCAGGCGTTTATAGAATCGCGGATTGTCACATTGGCCAATATGATTCGCAATGCCAAAATCATTAATCAAGATGCCCAAAATAAAAACTTTGTCAGCGTCGGGGCTAAAGTGACGATCCAGGAAGTTCCCGACGGTGAGCAGGAGACTTACACGATTGTCGGAAGTGCGGAATCAGATCCGGTGTCCGGAAAGATCTCCAATGAATCCCCCATCGGAGCGGAATTGATCGGCAAGCGGGAAGGAGAAATGATTAAGGTTCCCGCCCCTTCCGGTACGATTGAATTTAAAATTGTATCCATCCATTGA
- a CDS encoding AAA family ATPase gives MKFQRLTFHGFGRWVDRSFSFQPGINLIEAPNEAGKSTLINGLLAMMYGGKREGVARRQRTEWLEAYEPWQSSRYGGELDFILQGKSYRLIRSLHWEEEREQLIDLATGRDLTDTFPMDRRKDHNILEQMAGVPRSLFTQVSMMTAQTLAGDQQVVERIRQLVSQGEELNLKPALEQLERELAEIGKTSLARTRPYGAACQLAEKLEQEVIELRAQTRSLREGQARLTRMRSEGEALREKLERMHQEAEQWKLRLQREEYRKRMAEKEKNLSYKMDRWRSLRDKRDRLERERVQAMPATLLTPAEADQLRAVLAERNFPQSRVKEIEERLEQLGRELVAWEAEKAEWLSIDDGEVQRHLHRLEEYQRLEGQLLPADTKGTMDDRIKGIELQKDHQRLLELREQEERCRDRRRELEDRLSSLHRRVDRLEREQFLARVVDSQIPPSRSSSSWLWLGVAGGILSLLALSSPFPGIGLLPFFFSVFAFFRFSRLRSVDRQVRREWEERQRKLYEDWQALKQEREEAEAKGEPMLTLTDLQRQIKEQKSELQTVYNELASLMQEQETILDRWQVGAASELQRLADQQSQRIQEREGARLQDRQNRERMKQIQQEMESWATVKNQNLGVFDGELWREKLEEMAEEARRARDTQQRLRLEIASLEKELVRSRERLNRIQEQTTYWRSRLGVEDPESWSETILMSDHVRRLDEQLAEVREELSEQEALKQEEQWEEELKEIQESLKQTVDWPEETLDLYLLQQRLKEAELACSKAEWASQQQDTETLKLEERLQTQSDQLPSLSEREALWRRAREKVKELEGEKRVIQAALDVLEEAAREVQEDIVPRIRPHATNWVEEVTGGRYRDLLIDPTDGIQISVFVPETRERQPVEQLSQGTIDQMYFGLRLALVQFFSQNGKSPLPILLDDSLVHFDGERLREAIRILGKVAEQHQIILCTCHGRERQVLEQEGIPFTDHSLGSVQ, from the coding sequence ATGAAGTTCCAACGCTTGACATTTCACGGTTTTGGCCGTTGGGTTGATCGCTCTTTCTCCTTCCAGCCTGGTATCAACTTAATTGAGGCTCCCAATGAAGCCGGTAAATCAACCTTGATCAATGGGTTGCTAGCGATGATGTACGGCGGCAAGCGGGAAGGGGTGGCCCGACGGCAGCGAACAGAGTGGTTAGAAGCGTATGAACCATGGCAAAGCAGCCGCTATGGGGGTGAGCTTGATTTTATCCTCCAAGGAAAATCGTACCGGTTGATTCGCTCCCTGCACTGGGAAGAAGAGCGAGAGCAATTGATCGATCTGGCCACCGGACGCGACTTGACCGATACATTTCCAATGGATCGACGCAAAGATCACAATATCCTGGAGCAGATGGCGGGTGTTCCGAGGAGTTTATTTACGCAAGTATCAATGATGACCGCACAAACCTTAGCCGGGGATCAACAAGTGGTGGAACGAATCCGGCAATTGGTCAGCCAGGGCGAAGAGCTTAATTTAAAGCCCGCCTTGGAACAGTTGGAACGGGAACTAGCGGAAATCGGAAAAACATCACTAGCCCGAACCCGTCCGTATGGAGCCGCTTGTCAGCTAGCTGAGAAGCTGGAACAGGAAGTGATCGAACTGCGGGCACAAACCCGTAGCCTGCGGGAAGGACAAGCCCGTTTGACCCGTATGCGCTCGGAGGGTGAAGCGCTTAGAGAGAAGCTGGAGCGAATGCACCAGGAAGCGGAGCAATGGAAATTACGCCTTCAGCGGGAAGAGTATCGAAAAAGAATGGCTGAAAAAGAAAAGAATCTCAGCTACAAAATGGATCGCTGGCGCTCCCTCCGCGATAAACGGGACCGACTAGAAAGGGAGCGCGTGCAAGCGATGCCTGCCACCCTGCTCACTCCCGCTGAGGCGGATCAGCTTAGAGCGGTGTTGGCAGAGCGCAATTTCCCCCAAAGCCGTGTCAAAGAGATTGAAGAGCGGTTGGAACAGTTGGGAAGAGAATTGGTAGCATGGGAAGCGGAAAAAGCGGAATGGCTCTCCATAGATGATGGAGAGGTGCAGCGCCATCTTCACCGTTTGGAGGAATATCAACGGCTGGAAGGCCAGTTGCTCCCTGCGGATACCAAGGGCACAATGGATGATCGCATCAAAGGTATTGAATTACAAAAAGATCATCAGCGCCTGCTGGAGTTGCGGGAACAGGAAGAACGTTGTCGCGATCGTCGGCGTGAGTTGGAGGACCGTTTGTCATCCTTACACAGACGGGTGGATCGGTTGGAGCGGGAACAATTTTTGGCCAGAGTCGTCGACTCACAAATTCCGCCCTCGCGCTCCAGTTCTTCCTGGCTGTGGTTGGGGGTGGCGGGAGGAATACTGTCGTTGTTGGCCCTCTCTTCTCCTTTCCCCGGCATTGGATTGCTGCCGTTTTTCTTTAGCGTGTTCGCCTTTTTTCGTTTCTCCCGCCTGCGCAGTGTCGATCGTCAAGTAAGACGGGAGTGGGAAGAGCGCCAACGTAAACTGTATGAAGATTGGCAGGCGCTAAAACAGGAGCGAGAAGAGGCGGAAGCAAAAGGGGAGCCGATGTTGACGCTTACCGATTTACAGCGGCAGATCAAGGAGCAGAAAAGCGAATTGCAGACTGTCTATAATGAATTGGCATCCCTCATGCAAGAACAGGAGACGATTTTGGACCGTTGGCAGGTGGGAGCCGCTTCTGAACTGCAACGGTTGGCGGATCAACAAAGCCAGCGGATTCAAGAAAGGGAAGGGGCCCGCTTGCAAGATCGGCAAAATCGTGAACGGATGAAGCAGATTCAGCAGGAAATGGAAAGTTGGGCAACCGTAAAAAATCAAAACCTGGGGGTTTTCGATGGGGAGTTATGGAGAGAAAAACTGGAGGAAATGGCTGAGGAAGCCCGTCGGGCCAGGGATACACAGCAACGTCTGCGGCTGGAGATCGCCTCGTTGGAAAAAGAGTTGGTTCGCTCTCGTGAACGGTTAAATCGGATACAAGAACAGACGACCTACTGGCGTTCACGCTTGGGAGTGGAAGATCCTGAGAGTTGGTCGGAGACCATCCTCATGAGTGATCATGTTCGCCGTTTGGATGAGCAGTTGGCTGAGGTGAGAGAAGAACTGTCTGAACAGGAGGCATTAAAGCAAGAAGAGCAGTGGGAGGAAGAGCTGAAAGAGATTCAGGAGTCACTCAAACAGACGGTGGATTGGCCAGAAGAGACGCTGGATCTTTATTTACTCCAACAAAGGTTGAAAGAAGCGGAATTGGCTTGCTCAAAAGCAGAGTGGGCGAGTCAGCAACAGGATACAGAAACGTTGAAATTGGAAGAGCGCTTGCAAACGCAATCCGACCAATTGCCGTCCCTGTCGGAGCGGGAAGCGTTATGGCGTCGCGCCCGTGAAAAGGTGAAGGAGTTGGAAGGAGAGAAACGGGTGATCCAAGCGGCGTTGGATGTGTTGGAGGAAGCAGCGAGAGAAGTACAGGAGGATATTGTTCCCCGCATTCGACCCCATGCCACCAATTGGGTGGAAGAGGTGACGGGGGGGCGTTACCGCGATCTTCTAATCGATCCCACTGATGGAATTCAGATCAGCGTCTTTGTCCCGGAAACAAGAGAGCGTCAACCGGTGGAACAGCTGAGTCAAGGAACGATCGATCAGATGTATTTCGGACTTCGTCTGGCGTTGGTGCAGTTCTTTTCGCAAAATGGGAAGAGCCCCCTTCCCATTTTGTTGGATGACAGCTTGGTTCACTTTGACGGTGAACGGCTGCGGGAAGCGATTCGCATCTTAGGCAAGGTAGCGGAGCAACACCAAATCATTCTCTGTACTTGTCATGGCCGGGAGCGTCAAGTCTTGGAACAAGAAGGCATTCCCTTTACGGATCATTCCTTGGGCTCGGTCCAATAA
- a CDS encoding metallophosphoesterase family protein: MKPFTFIHTADLHLDLPFQGWRGSDEVMLQWRDEHRRTFAAIIDTVIEKQVDFLLIAGDWLEYDTASRSTAQWLMEQLERIPNTIVLIAPGNHDPYRLDSYYHSLDWPKHVWIFAEDWQEYQFPQYGLTVVGRGFRQFEEPNGSLPSVSVQEGERLILLFHGTLLNGVSSSPYFPVTKEELAALEADYIAMGHIHQPFSLRLNNRKQTWVRYPGSPHALRWRETGERTVTWGRIDGEGCHWETVPVQTRRFEVDTIAVDGCQTDGEALARIQVAVPEGEERNVCRRLVLTGRKESEWRLQPDWLSLQLKQSGFHYVEIVDETVPDYDLEHLRNREGLVGTFVRKMEQRIEQAADEEREHWHKALLKGLDALLTPEVKK, translated from the coding sequence ATGAAGCCTTTTACCTTTATACATACGGCAGATCTCCATCTGGATCTTCCCTTTCAAGGCTGGCGTGGAAGCGATGAAGTAATGTTGCAGTGGCGGGATGAACATCGCCGCACCTTTGCCGCCATTATTGATACCGTAATCGAAAAGCAAGTTGACTTTCTTCTGATTGCTGGAGATTGGCTGGAATACGATACAGCCAGCCGTTCGACGGCACAGTGGCTGATGGAGCAGTTGGAGCGCATTCCCAATACGATTGTGTTGATCGCTCCCGGCAACCATGATCCCTATCGTTTGGATTCTTATTATCATTCGTTGGACTGGCCGAAGCATGTATGGATCTTTGCGGAGGATTGGCAGGAGTACCAATTCCCACAATACGGTTTAACCGTAGTTGGACGGGGTTTTCGTCAGTTTGAGGAACCGAATGGCAGCTTGCCGTCCGTCTCCGTACAGGAAGGAGAGCGTTTGATCCTTTTGTTTCACGGCACCTTGCTAAATGGAGTAAGCAGCTCCCCTTATTTCCCTGTGACAAAAGAGGAGCTGGCAGCGCTTGAGGCGGATTATATTGCGATGGGACATATCCATCAGCCGTTTTCGTTGCGTCTCAACAACCGCAAACAAACCTGGGTCCGTTATCCCGGCTCTCCCCATGCGCTTCGGTGGCGGGAGACGGGAGAACGAACGGTAACTTGGGGGCGAATAGATGGCGAGGGTTGTCATTGGGAAACCGTCCCGGTACAGACCCGCCGCTTTGAAGTGGATACAATTGCGGTGGATGGGTGTCAAACCGATGGAGAAGCGCTGGCACGCATCCAGGTGGCGGTGCCGGAGGGAGAAGAGCGAAACGTTTGCCGCCGGTTGGTGTTAACAGGACGAAAAGAGTCCGAGTGGCGCTTACAACCGGACTGGTTAAGCTTACAACTGAAGCAATCCGGTTTTCATTATGTGGAGATCGTGGATGAAACGGTTCCCGATTATGACCTCGAACACCTCCGCAACCGCGAGGGGCTTGTGGGTACGTTTGTGCGAAAGATGGAACAACGAATCGAACAAGCGGCGGATGAGGAACGAGAGCATTGGCATAAAGCACTCTTAAAAGGTTTGGATGCCCTGCTGACGCCGGAGGTGAAAAAATGA
- a CDS encoding gamma-type small acid-soluble spore protein yields MAFQPKGAKTNAQQVRQQNQQAAGKQQQGAQYQAEFATETNAQQIRQQNQQSAKGAQQQYQQGAQQQYQSEFAAETNAQQIRQKNQQSQAKKGQNQQ; encoded by the coding sequence ATGGCATTCCAACCTAAAGGGGCGAAAACCAACGCCCAACAAGTCCGTCAACAGAATCAGCAAGCTGCTGGAAAGCAACAACAAGGTGCTCAGTACCAAGCTGAATTTGCTACTGAGACGAATGCACAACAAATTCGTCAGCAAAACCAACAGTCTGCAAAAGGTGCTCAGCAACAATACCAGCAGGGAGCTCAGCAACAGTACCAAAGCGAGTTTGCTGCCGAGACGAACGCGCAACAGATTCGTCAAAAAAACCAACAATCTCAAGCTAAGAAAGGCCAAAACCAACAGTAA
- a CDS encoding MFS transporter — MSLLGKTDQLDRSAWLLLIISGLFAISTALSNTFVNVYLWKIKEDYMMIGRYNLASYLAMAVTFIFAGRLAKQVDRVIAIRIGVALQAIFYLAVLALGKNTVQYVDWLGLFLGLGLGFFWLSFNVLYFEITERHNRDIFNGVNGLLTSAAGIMAPLISGFIITRIDQFTGYRIIFSLSLAIFVVAVIISFLLKRRSAHGVFRLKETLEESLQRGRHWFWVNLAMVAQGVREGLFSFLLSLLIFVATKNEMALGWYLTTTSAVSLLSYFLVGRYLRRRWRDEGMLLGTAMMGIMALPLLWEVNAFTLYLLGVGASLFFPIYMVPLTSAVFDVIGENNNTAKRRVEYVVARELALNVGRILSVAVFLWWASTEPDLIQIKWLLIPVAFVQLFSWLTIRQVPLLEQP; from the coding sequence ATGAGTTTATTAGGAAAAACGGATCAATTGGACCGTTCGGCATGGTTATTGCTCATAATTAGCGGGCTCTTTGCCATATCAACGGCTTTGTCCAATACATTTGTCAATGTTTATCTGTGGAAAATAAAAGAAGACTACATGATGATCGGCCGATACAACTTAGCGAGCTATCTCGCAATGGCCGTCACTTTTATTTTTGCCGGACGTCTGGCTAAACAGGTGGATCGGGTAATCGCCATCCGCATCGGAGTAGCATTGCAGGCAATTTTTTATTTGGCTGTATTGGCGTTAGGCAAAAATACGGTTCAGTATGTCGATTGGCTCGGTTTGTTTTTGGGTTTGGGATTGGGCTTTTTTTGGTTATCGTTTAATGTGTTGTACTTTGAAATCACCGAGCGGCACAATCGTGATATCTTTAACGGTGTTAACGGGTTGCTCACCTCGGCGGCGGGTATTATGGCCCCGTTGATTTCTGGCTTTATTATCACCCGTATCGATCAATTTACCGGTTATCGCATTATTTTTTCATTGTCCTTAGCCATCTTTGTCGTGGCGGTGATCATCAGCTTTTTGCTGAAGCGGCGCAGTGCCCACGGTGTGTTTCGGCTAAAGGAGACCTTGGAAGAGTCGTTACAAAGAGGCCGTCACTGGTTTTGGGTTAACTTGGCGATGGTGGCCCAAGGGGTGCGTGAAGGATTATTCTCTTTTTTGCTCAGCCTTTTGATTTTTGTCGCTACCAAAAATGAGATGGCCTTGGGGTGGTATCTAACAACCACATCGGCAGTGTCATTGCTCTCTTATTTTTTGGTGGGAAGGTACTTACGACGCCGATGGCGCGATGAGGGAATGTTGTTGGGAACAGCGATGATGGGAATCATGGCTCTTCCTCTCCTTTGGGAAGTGAATGCCTTTACCCTGTATTTGCTGGGGGTGGGGGCCTCCCTCTTTTTCCCCATCTATATGGTCCCGCTTACATCTGCGGTGTTTGATGTGATCGGTGAGAACAATAACACCGCCAAGCGACGGGTGGAGTATGTGGTGGCGCGGGAGTTAGCTTTAAATGTAGGCCGTATTCTCAGTGTGGCTGTATTTTTATGGTGGGCCAGTACCGAACCGGACCTGATACAGATCAAATGGTTACTCATACCGGTCGCATTTGTGCAGTTGTTTTCCTGGTTAACCATCCGGCAAGTTCCCTTATTGGAGCAGCCATGA
- the asd gene encoding archaetidylserine decarboxylase (Phosphatidylserine decarboxylase is synthesized as a single chain precursor. Generation of the pyruvoyl active site from a Ser is coupled to cleavage of a Gly-Ser bond between the larger (beta) and smaller (alpha chains). It is an integral membrane protein.) gives MKEKLLLSGLYLLPTRLLSRWVGRFARTPFSRRVIPYFIRRFDVDLAQVEKPVTQYETLMDFFVRGLKEGSRPVDRDPVSVVCPVDGTVSQVGTIQGDNLIQAKGVDYSLEALLGGDKNDVNAFRGGTFLTLYLSPRDYHRIHTPVAGRVTHLTWIPGTLFPVNQLGVKRIPGLFTKNERLITYMETTAGRMALIKVGATNVGSIRVTYDAEIGTNRSGQKRMLRREYKVPPKEKGEEIGRFEFGSTVILLFPAQRVEWLDEIKPGSNVLMGQRIGRLQVSQV, from the coding sequence ATGAAAGAGAAATTGTTACTGTCAGGTCTTTATTTATTACCAACACGTCTGCTCTCCCGCTGGGTGGGACGATTTGCACGAACTCCTTTTAGCCGACGTGTCATCCCGTATTTTATTCGCCGTTTTGATGTGGATTTAGCCCAAGTGGAAAAACCGGTTACACAATATGAAACGTTAATGGATTTTTTTGTTCGAGGATTAAAGGAAGGCTCACGCCCGGTTGATCGTGATCCCGTTTCCGTAGTATGTCCAGTGGATGGAACGGTATCCCAGGTGGGTACGATACAAGGGGATAACCTGATACAAGCCAAAGGGGTTGATTATTCGCTGGAAGCGTTACTGGGTGGCGACAAAAACGATGTCAATGCTTTCCGGGGCGGTACGTTTCTGACGCTTTATCTCAGTCCGCGGGATTATCACCGCATTCATACGCCAGTGGCGGGTCGTGTCACCCATTTGACCTGGATTCCTGGAACCCTTTTTCCCGTCAATCAGCTTGGGGTAAAACGGATTCCTGGGTTGTTTACCAAAAACGAGCGTTTAATTACGTATATGGAAACCACGGCGGGAAGGATGGCACTAATCAAGGTGGGGGCCACCAATGTCGGCAGTATTCGCGTTACGTATGATGCCGAGATCGGTACCAACCGATCGGGACAAAAAAGAATGCTCCGACGGGAATACAAAGTGCCGCCAAAGGAAAAAGGAGAAGAGATCGGCCGCTTTGAATTTGGCTCGACTGTGATCCTGTTATTTCCGGCTCAGCGAGTGGAATGGCTGGATGAAATAAAGCCGGGCAGTAACGTTTTGATGGGACAGCGGATAGGACGGTTACAGGTATCCCAAGTTTAA